The proteins below come from a single Microbacterium sp. SLBN-154 genomic window:
- the cmk gene encoding (d)CMP kinase — protein MTDPLVVAIDGPAGSGKSSVSKEVARRLGFGYLDTGAAYRALAWHALEHGADTSDATAVLELAGDFDYDISLDPEDYWVRVGAVDVTAAIREQRVTDAVSGVARVAPVRRSINSLFRALIASSGRPGVVVEGRDITTVVAPDARVRILLTAAPAVRAARRSAELHTDDTAAVAAALERRDTSDSTVVDFLTAAPGVTVVDSTDLDFSQTVDAVLGVVHSLVETGVPDVR, from the coding sequence ATGACTGATCCCCTCGTCGTCGCCATCGACGGCCCCGCGGGAAGCGGGAAATCCAGCGTCTCGAAGGAGGTGGCACGCCGCCTCGGCTTCGGCTACCTCGACACCGGCGCCGCCTATCGAGCGCTGGCCTGGCATGCGCTCGAGCATGGGGCCGATACGTCCGACGCAACCGCGGTGCTCGAGCTCGCCGGCGACTTCGACTACGACATCTCCCTCGACCCCGAGGACTACTGGGTCCGTGTTGGCGCGGTCGATGTCACCGCCGCGATCCGTGAGCAGCGCGTCACAGACGCCGTGAGCGGCGTCGCGCGGGTGGCGCCGGTCCGACGGTCCATCAACTCGCTCTTCCGCGCCCTCATCGCCTCGTCCGGCAGACCGGGGGTGGTCGTCGAAGGTCGCGACATCACCACGGTGGTCGCGCCTGATGCCCGGGTGCGCATCCTTCTCACCGCCGCGCCCGCGGTGCGCGCCGCACGCCGGTCAGCCGAGCTGCACACCGACGACACCGCGGCCGTCGCGGCGGCGCTCGAGCGGCGCGACACCTCCGACAGCACGGTCGTCGACTTCCTCACCGCCGCCCCCGGGGTGACGGTGGTCGATTCGACCGACCTCGATTTCTCACAGACCGTCGACGCCGTCCTCGGTGTCGTGCACTCGCTCGTGGAGACGGGAGTTCCCGATGTCCGATGA
- a CDS encoding DUF2231 domain-containing protein codes for MTSSPRDRAKRPRTALAGPYGHPFHPILVTIPIGAWTASLVFDLIAIFVDDPTPYVVGARVLIVVGLVGAVLAAVWGFLDYLQLERGTRAQKTGFVHMLLNLGATVLFAVNLIVRFLVGDDDELSVAGLILTVIALAALSMSGWLGGKLAYTYGVRVADDPRQAQGFQQSR; via the coding sequence ATGACCTCGTCCCCGCGAGACCGCGCAAAAAGGCCGCGGACTGCTCTTGCCGGTCCGTACGGGCACCCGTTCCACCCGATTCTCGTGACGATCCCCATCGGCGCGTGGACGGCGAGCCTCGTGTTCGACCTGATTGCGATCTTCGTCGACGATCCGACGCCGTACGTCGTCGGCGCACGCGTCCTCATCGTCGTCGGATTGGTCGGAGCGGTCCTGGCCGCGGTGTGGGGATTCCTCGACTACCTGCAACTCGAGCGCGGAACGCGGGCGCAGAAAACAGGCTTCGTGCACATGCTCCTGAATCTCGGGGCCACGGTGCTGTTCGCGGTGAACCTCATCGTGCGGTTCCTCGTCGGCGACGACGACGAGCTGAGCGTCGCGGGGTTGATCCTGACCGTGATCGCTCTGGCGGCGCTGTCGATGTCAGGATGGCTCGGCGGCAAACTCGCCTACACGTACGGCGTGCGTGTCGCTGACGACCCGAGGCAGGCACAAGGCTTCCAGCAGTCCCGGTGA
- a CDS encoding MerR family transcriptional regulator — MSWSSVDSVMHYSIGEFAALGRVSARMLRHYDAVGLLVPASVDARTGYRRYAAEQLPLLIRIVELRDLGVGLDRIATLAGSSDPAAELRRVLVERRVELEASVAHDRARLDRIERRLRQLNGETMSKVAYRPIEPVTVYAARAVSPGSGPEHVGPVVGSLVSRLDDALASAGRPRMEPGIFWYEPTDDRLTVHVSYIAEDDPTPGAGYEVVDLPEVAEAATLIHLGDMTSIGESWATLMEQVVADGYRIIGPTREVYLVAEGHDPGPDWVTELQAPVARRPIGD, encoded by the coding sequence GTGTCATGGTCGAGTGTGGACTCCGTCATGCATTACTCGATCGGAGAGTTCGCCGCCCTGGGCCGGGTCAGCGCGCGGATGCTGCGCCACTACGACGCCGTCGGTCTGCTCGTGCCTGCGAGCGTGGATGCGCGCACCGGGTATCGCCGTTATGCCGCGGAGCAATTGCCTCTCTTGATCCGGATCGTCGAGCTACGGGATCTCGGTGTCGGGCTGGACCGCATCGCCACCCTGGCCGGATCGAGCGATCCGGCTGCTGAACTGCGAAGGGTGCTCGTCGAGCGTCGTGTCGAGCTCGAAGCATCCGTGGCCCATGATCGCGCACGTCTCGACCGGATCGAGCGACGACTCCGACAACTGAACGGAGAGACCATGTCCAAAGTCGCCTACAGGCCCATCGAGCCCGTGACCGTCTACGCGGCCCGAGCGGTCTCACCCGGAAGCGGGCCGGAACACGTCGGTCCCGTCGTCGGTTCTCTCGTCTCTCGCCTGGATGACGCCTTGGCCTCTGCGGGGCGCCCGCGGATGGAACCGGGGATCTTCTGGTACGAACCCACCGACGACCGCCTCACCGTCCACGTGTCCTACATCGCCGAGGACGATCCGACGCCCGGTGCGGGGTACGAGGTCGTCGATCTTCCCGAGGTGGCCGAGGCCGCCACCCTGATCCACCTCGGCGACATGACCTCCATCGGTGAGAGCTGGGCCACGCTGATGGAACAGGTGGTCGCCGACGGGTACCGCATCATCGGCCCTACCCGAGAGGTCTACCTCGTCGCCGAGGGCCACGATCCGGGACCGGATTGGGTCACCGAGCTGCAGGCGCCTGTCGCCAGACGTCCCATCGGCGACTGA
- a CDS encoding multidrug transporter, whose product MGTPTEDDAQRAKDRHDQLTRAPEATEADAAPRIRVSEHDGVRRIDIDPDAPVRPGMGQTGLDDGSDAD is encoded by the coding sequence ATGGGGACCCCGACCGAGGATGACGCGCAGCGCGCGAAGGACCGGCACGACCAGCTCACGCGAGCGCCTGAGGCGACGGAGGCGGATGCCGCCCCCCGCATCCGTGTCAGCGAACACGACGGCGTCCGCCGCATCGACATCGATCCCGACGCCCCCGTGCGCCCGGGAATGGGACAGACCGGACTCGACGACGGCAGCGACGCGGACTGA
- a CDS encoding NUDIX domain-containing protein has translation MTIEPPAPGEPRRPSGPRDPGDAWVVAESGERYWGRFGAAGLLAVDPKRGVLLQHRVGWSHFGGTWGLPGGARHQGEGATDAALREAREEAGVPAGAVRPRFVSVLDVEIWTYTTVVAEVVVPFEPVIADPESLELGWVGVDEVEDYPLHPGFGAAWPSLRESLRIHPTVIVDVANVVGALADGWWRDRAGATDRMLRRLRDLADTGVDAQALGLRGDLWFPRIVGVVEGEARRAEVPEGLEVVLAPAVGDDEIVTTAATAVARGEAVTVITSDRQLAARVGALGATTHGARWLLDRLPDGVGA, from the coding sequence GTGACCATCGAACCCCCGGCCCCTGGTGAGCCGCGTCGCCCGAGCGGGCCGCGCGATCCGGGTGACGCGTGGGTCGTGGCGGAGTCCGGTGAGCGGTACTGGGGTCGTTTCGGCGCCGCCGGGCTGCTCGCGGTCGATCCGAAGCGTGGCGTGCTCCTGCAACATCGTGTCGGATGGAGTCATTTCGGCGGCACGTGGGGACTGCCCGGCGGAGCGAGGCACCAGGGGGAGGGAGCCACCGATGCTGCGCTGCGCGAAGCGCGAGAGGAAGCCGGTGTCCCTGCCGGGGCCGTCCGCCCCCGTTTCGTCAGCGTGCTCGACGTGGAGATCTGGACCTACACGACCGTCGTCGCCGAGGTGGTGGTGCCCTTCGAGCCCGTGATCGCCGATCCGGAGAGCCTGGAGCTCGGATGGGTCGGGGTGGATGAGGTCGAGGACTATCCGCTGCATCCCGGCTTCGGAGCGGCCTGGCCGTCGTTGCGGGAGAGCCTGCGGATACACCCCACCGTGATCGTCGACGTGGCCAACGTCGTGGGTGCGCTCGCCGACGGGTGGTGGCGCGATCGGGCGGGCGCGACGGATCGGATGCTCCGCCGCCTGCGCGATCTCGCCGACACCGGCGTCGACGCGCAGGCCCTCGGGCTCCGGGGCGACCTGTGGTTCCCGCGCATCGTCGGCGTGGTGGAGGGCGAGGCGCGGCGGGCGGAGGTGCCGGAGGGTCTGGAGGTCGTCCTCGCTCCTGCGGTGGGGGACGACGAGATCGTCACGACGGCGGCGACGGCGGTGGCTCGAGGAGAAGCGGTGACGGTCATCACGAGTGATCGCCAGCTCGCTGCGCGCGTGGGTGCGCTCGGTGCGACGACCCACGGTGCACGATGGCTGCTCGACCGTCTGCCGGATGGCGTGGGCGCGTAG
- a CDS encoding GNAT family N-acetyltransferase: MSVEILPATSDRHDDAVHAIAHGDGPSCLCQWWMVRPSDFAALTTQDKQRMLRDDLSATVAPGLIAYRDGEAAGWVRVGPRPAQTRIARTRAIVAHSREPLDDSSVWAVTCFAIRREHRGEGLMRDLLDAAVAHARAQGARVIEGYPLDPKVKRRGANDLYHGTVSVFEGAGFEVIARPRPDTAIVALTVRDTTG; encoded by the coding sequence ATGAGCGTCGAGATCCTGCCCGCCACATCCGACCGCCACGACGATGCCGTGCACGCCATCGCGCACGGCGACGGGCCGAGCTGCCTGTGCCAGTGGTGGATGGTCCGTCCCTCGGATTTCGCCGCGTTGACCACGCAGGACAAACAGCGGATGCTGCGCGACGACCTGTCGGCCACGGTGGCGCCGGGCCTCATCGCCTATCGGGACGGCGAGGCGGCGGGCTGGGTCAGAGTCGGCCCTCGCCCCGCCCAGACGCGCATCGCACGCACCCGGGCGATCGTCGCGCATTCCCGCGAGCCCCTCGATGACTCCTCCGTCTGGGCGGTCACCTGCTTCGCGATCCGACGCGAGCATCGCGGCGAGGGCCTCATGCGGGATCTCCTCGATGCCGCCGTCGCCCACGCCCGGGCGCAGGGCGCGCGGGTGATCGAGGGCTATCCCCTCGATCCGAAGGTGAAGAGGCGCGGCGCCAACGATCTGTATCACGGCACCGTCTCGGTCTTCGAGGGTGCGGGGTTCGAGGTGATCGCCCGCCCCCGACCCGACACGGCGATCGTCGCGCTCACCGTTCGCGATACGACCGGCTGA
- the der gene encoding ribosome biogenesis GTPase Der produces the protein MSDDLRPTDAPSDDQEYAGGEDHLAETLADLDDDLAEQRAATLRASLSDYDLEDEDAALLAGLLDDGDGVEYLPALPVVAIVGRPNVGKSALVNRILGRREAVVEDTPGVTRDRVTYKAEWMDRRFSIVDTGGWEPDARGIDASVAAQAEIAIDLCDVVMFVVDAMVGATSTDEHVVKLLRKSGKPVFLVANKIDDARQEPEAAALWNLGLGEPHPVSAIHGRGVADLLDEMMKVLPEVSAVAKQEIGGPRRVAILGRPNVGKSSLLNKAAGEERVVVNELAGTTRDPVDEVVELGGKLWRFVDTAGIRRRVHLQQGADFYASLRTSAALEKAEVAVVVLDVSESLSEQDVRIIDLVLESGRALVLAFNKWDRLNDADLENADRRRYLEREIEQDLAHVAWAPRVNISARTGRHLDKLVPALETALASWDQRISTGKFNAFLSELVAEHPHPLRGGKQPRILFGTQASTRPPTFVLFTTGFLDPGYRRFIQRRLRELYGFEGTPIVLNMRVRERRQR, from the coding sequence ATGTCCGATGACCTGCGTCCCACCGACGCCCCTTCCGACGACCAGGAGTACGCCGGGGGAGAGGACCACCTCGCCGAGACCCTCGCCGACCTCGACGACGACCTCGCCGAGCAGCGCGCGGCGACGCTCCGGGCGAGCCTGTCGGACTACGACCTCGAGGATGAGGATGCGGCGCTTCTGGCCGGCCTTCTCGACGATGGCGATGGGGTGGAATACCTCCCGGCCCTGCCGGTCGTGGCGATCGTCGGCCGGCCGAACGTCGGCAAGTCCGCGCTCGTGAACCGGATCCTCGGACGCCGCGAGGCCGTCGTCGAGGACACACCGGGGGTGACCCGCGACCGGGTGACCTACAAGGCGGAATGGATGGACCGACGCTTCTCGATCGTCGACACCGGTGGGTGGGAACCCGACGCCCGTGGCATCGATGCGTCTGTCGCCGCTCAGGCGGAGATCGCCATCGACCTCTGCGACGTCGTGATGTTCGTCGTCGACGCGATGGTGGGGGCGACCTCCACGGATGAGCACGTCGTGAAGCTGCTACGCAAGAGCGGGAAGCCCGTCTTCCTCGTCGCCAACAAGATCGATGATGCCCGGCAGGAGCCCGAGGCTGCAGCCCTGTGGAACCTCGGTCTGGGCGAGCCGCACCCCGTCTCGGCCATTCACGGCCGCGGCGTGGCGGACCTGCTCGACGAGATGATGAAGGTGCTGCCGGAGGTCTCCGCCGTCGCCAAGCAGGAGATCGGCGGTCCGCGCCGCGTGGCGATCCTCGGTCGACCGAACGTCGGCAAGTCGTCGCTGCTGAACAAGGCCGCCGGCGAGGAACGGGTCGTCGTCAACGAACTGGCGGGTACCACCCGTGACCCTGTCGACGAGGTCGTCGAGCTGGGCGGCAAGCTGTGGCGGTTCGTCGACACCGCCGGCATCCGTCGCCGAGTCCACCTCCAGCAGGGGGCGGACTTCTACGCGTCGCTGCGCACGTCGGCGGCGCTGGAGAAGGCCGAGGTCGCCGTCGTCGTGCTCGACGTCTCGGAGTCGCTCAGCGAGCAGGACGTCCGCATCATCGACCTCGTGCTCGAATCCGGACGGGCGCTCGTGCTCGCGTTCAACAAGTGGGATCGGCTGAACGATGCCGATCTCGAGAACGCCGATCGTCGCCGCTACCTCGAGCGCGAGATCGAGCAGGACCTCGCCCACGTCGCCTGGGCGCCGCGCGTGAACATCTCCGCGCGCACCGGGCGGCATCTGGACAAGCTCGTCCCGGCGCTGGAGACGGCGCTGGCGTCGTGGGACCAGCGCATCTCCACCGGAAAGTTCAACGCGTTCCTCTCCGAGCTCGTCGCCGAGCACCCGCATCCGCTTCGCGGGGGCAAGCAGCCTCGCATCCTGTTCGGCACGCAGGCGTCGACGCGTCCGCCGACCTTCGTCCTGTTCACCACCGGGTTCCTCGATCCCGGGTATCGCCGCTTCATCCAGCGCCGCCTCCGAGAGCTGTACGGCTTCGAGGGCACGCCGATCGTCCTCAACATGCGTGTGCGGGAGCGCCGCCAGCGCTGA
- a CDS encoding RNA-binding S4 domain-containing protein: protein MTEGSTRVDAWLWAIRVYKTRSAATTACRAGHVRVNGERAKAAVQVKPGDELRVRIQGFDRILVVRQTISKRVGAAVAASAFEDRTPPPPPRELAGSVPVRDRGAGRPTKRERRDLDRLRGR from the coding sequence ATGACCGAGGGCTCCACGCGCGTCGATGCCTGGCTCTGGGCGATCCGCGTCTACAAGACGCGTTCCGCTGCGACGACGGCGTGTCGTGCGGGGCATGTCCGGGTCAACGGGGAGCGGGCCAAGGCCGCGGTGCAGGTCAAACCCGGCGACGAGCTGCGTGTGCGCATCCAAGGGTTCGATCGGATCCTGGTGGTGCGCCAGACGATCTCCAAGCGCGTCGGCGCCGCGGTCGCCGCATCCGCCTTCGAGGATCGCACACCGCCTCCGCCGCCGCGGGAGCTCGCCGGCTCGGTTCCGGTGCGCGACCGTGGCGCCGGACGGCCGACCAAGCGCGAACGACGCGACCTCGATCGGCTGCGCGGGCGCTGA
- a CDS encoding L,D-transpeptidase, translating to MRASQSHATTSPRAWIAVVVGVVVVVAGFTGAWLLRPDAAAEPAAVPTPTVVTPSATPTPEATPPPAPVGFAANTAAYELASLPQVDVFAVLPQLPVDTDPASAPTGEVVTAAGSGAPVFADPTADPVAVLPAEYVYGGTTVPVVERQEHWVRVLLTGRQATPSTGDPGQLTGWLRAQDVVFAAVDARVEVSLSARTIDIVRPDGSERIATDFGSGVEGTPTPTGRSFIMTTRVEPSFGYTRGYPLVYLSVQSPTLDGFGGADVAITAFHYHDARSGAISNGCIRLDPAAIEKLAELPMGTPVQILP from the coding sequence GTGCGCGCATCCCAGAGTCACGCAACCACGTCTCCACGGGCATGGATCGCGGTGGTCGTCGGCGTCGTCGTCGTCGTTGCGGGGTTCACGGGAGCCTGGCTGCTGCGACCCGACGCCGCCGCCGAACCGGCCGCCGTCCCGACGCCCACGGTGGTGACGCCCTCGGCGACGCCGACGCCCGAGGCGACGCCGCCGCCCGCGCCGGTGGGCTTCGCCGCCAACACCGCCGCGTACGAGCTGGCATCGCTGCCCCAGGTCGACGTGTTCGCCGTCCTCCCGCAGCTTCCCGTCGACACCGACCCCGCGAGCGCGCCCACCGGCGAGGTCGTGACCGCAGCGGGCTCCGGCGCCCCGGTCTTCGCCGACCCGACCGCGGATCCCGTCGCGGTCCTCCCCGCCGAGTACGTTTACGGGGGCACCACGGTCCCCGTGGTCGAGCGCCAGGAGCACTGGGTGCGGGTGCTCCTCACGGGACGGCAGGCGACGCCGTCGACCGGTGACCCGGGTCAGCTCACGGGGTGGCTGCGCGCCCAGGATGTCGTCTTCGCGGCCGTGGACGCGCGGGTCGAGGTCTCCCTCTCCGCGCGCACGATCGACATCGTGCGCCCCGACGGCAGCGAACGCATCGCCACCGACTTCGGATCGGGTGTGGAGGGGACCCCCACCCCCACCGGGCGCTCCTTCATCATGACGACCCGCGTCGAGCCCTCCTTCGGCTACACGCGCGGCTATCCACTGGTTTACCTCTCGGTGCAGTCGCCGACTCTCGACGGGTTCGGCGGAGCGGATGTCGCGATCACCGCCTTCCACTATCACGATGCCCGTTCGGGTGCCATCTCCAACGGGTGCATCCGGCTCGACCCGGCCGCGATCGAGAAGCTCGCCGAGCTGCCGATGGGGACCCCCGTCCAGATCCTGCCCTGA
- a CDS encoding oxidoreductase: MTLFSPTTVGSFTVQNRLSLAPMTRLRADENGVPGDLAAEYYAQRAGLGLLVTEGVFPSAESKAYPGQPGIATTAQSEGWANVAAAVHAAGGVVFMQVMHGGRVSHTGITGTARIVAPSAVAIEGQTRLADGSKVDFPVPHALESGELETVRDEFVAAARRAVDAGIDGVELHAANGYLLHEFLSPASNRRRDGYGGSPEARARFVIEVARAVAAEVGGERVGIRISPAHNIQDVWERDAEETRATYLALVEGLAPLGLAYLSILHENPADDLPQELRRVFGGTFIANTGFGRVTTRDEAIRTVGEGVADLVAVGRPAIANPDIVERWERGAEENPVDQATVYGPDERGYTDYPTLEADRAA; the protein is encoded by the coding sequence GTGACTCTCTTCTCACCCACCACCGTCGGCTCCTTCACCGTGCAGAACCGCCTCTCGCTGGCGCCGATGACACGTCTGCGGGCCGACGAGAACGGTGTGCCCGGCGACCTGGCCGCCGAGTACTACGCCCAGCGCGCCGGTCTCGGACTGCTGGTCACCGAGGGGGTGTTCCCGAGCGCGGAGTCCAAGGCCTATCCGGGTCAGCCGGGCATCGCCACCACCGCCCAGTCCGAGGGGTGGGCGAACGTGGCCGCGGCGGTGCATGCCGCCGGTGGCGTCGTCTTCATGCAGGTGATGCACGGGGGCCGCGTCTCCCATACCGGCATCACCGGCACCGCCCGCATCGTCGCGCCCTCGGCGGTCGCGATCGAGGGCCAGACCCGACTGGCCGACGGATCGAAAGTGGACTTCCCGGTGCCGCACGCCCTCGAGTCCGGCGAGCTCGAGACGGTGCGCGACGAGTTCGTCGCCGCCGCGCGCCGCGCCGTCGACGCCGGGATCGACGGGGTCGAGCTGCACGCCGCCAACGGGTATCTGCTCCACGAGTTCCTCTCCCCCGCGTCGAACCGACGCCGGGACGGCTACGGCGGCTCGCCCGAGGCACGCGCGCGGTTCGTGATCGAGGTCGCGCGGGCCGTTGCGGCGGAGGTGGGCGGCGAGCGCGTCGGCATCCGCATCTCGCCCGCGCACAACATCCAGGACGTGTGGGAGCGTGACGCCGAGGAGACCCGGGCCACCTACCTGGCTCTGGTCGAGGGCCTCGCTCCCCTGGGGCTGGCGTACCTCAGCATCCTCCACGAGAATCCCGCCGACGATCTCCCGCAGGAGCTTCGTCGGGTCTTCGGCGGCACCTTCATCGCCAACACCGGCTTCGGTCGCGTGACGACCCGCGACGAGGCCATCCGCACCGTCGGGGAGGGCGTCGCCGATCTCGTGGCCGTCGGCCGCCCGGCGATCGCGAACCCCGACATCGTGGAGCGATGGGAACGCGGCGCCGAGGAGAACCCCGTGGACCAGGCCACCGTCTACGGCCCCGACGAGCGCGGCTACACCGACTATCCGACGCTCGAGGCTGATCGCGCGGCGTAA
- a CDS encoding YchJ family protein, giving the protein MTDEPQTAEQLMRSRFRAFRDGDAAWLLRTWHPSTRPATLDLDDSPVWRGLQIVDTVGGRIDDTDGIVEFRATYRIDGGVGILHERSRFVRENGRWYYVDGDIRDT; this is encoded by the coding sequence GTGACCGACGAACCTCAGACCGCCGAGCAACTGATGCGGTCGCGGTTCCGGGCGTTCCGCGACGGTGACGCGGCATGGCTGCTGCGGACCTGGCACCCCTCGACGCGGCCGGCGACGTTGGACCTCGATGACAGCCCTGTCTGGCGTGGCCTGCAGATCGTCGACACCGTCGGGGGCCGGATCGATGACACCGACGGGATCGTCGAGTTCCGCGCCACTTACCGCATCGACGGCGGCGTCGGGATCCTCCACGAGCGGTCGCGGTTCGTCCGCGAAAACGGCCGGTGGTACTACGTCGACGGTGACATCCGCGACACCTGA
- a CDS encoding mismatch-specific DNA-glycosylase yields MGFRASDLERFRDETVPDLLPERLRLLFVGINPGLWTAATGAHFARPGNRFYPALVAAGVLPHPPTITEEGMSPADRDLLVQRGIGVTNLVRRATARADELSREELRAGAQALAALVADRRPPVVAVVGLTAYRQGFDRPRAVSGEQAEALAGARLWVVPNPSGLNAHDTVDSLARAYAEPARAAGVIE; encoded by the coding sequence ATGGGATTCCGCGCCTCAGACCTCGAACGGTTCCGCGACGAGACGGTGCCCGACCTCCTTCCCGAGCGTCTGCGGCTTCTCTTCGTCGGAATCAACCCGGGGTTGTGGACGGCCGCGACCGGAGCCCACTTCGCCCGCCCCGGCAACAGGTTCTACCCCGCGCTCGTCGCAGCAGGCGTCCTGCCGCATCCGCCGACGATCACCGAGGAGGGGATGTCGCCTGCCGACCGAGATCTGCTCGTGCAGCGGGGCATCGGGGTCACCAACCTGGTGCGCCGCGCCACAGCCCGGGCTGACGAGCTGTCGCGTGAGGAGCTCCGTGCCGGTGCGCAGGCTCTGGCAGCGCTGGTGGCGGATCGGCGCCCGCCCGTCGTCGCCGTCGTCGGGCTCACCGCCTATCGGCAGGGCTTCGACCGCCCGCGAGCCGTCAGCGGAGAGCAGGCTGAAGCCCTCGCCGGCGCCCGCCTGTGGGTGGTGCCCAATCCGAGCGGGCTCAACGCCCACGACACCGTCGACTCCCTCGCCCGGGCCTACGCCGAGCCTGCCCGCGCTGCCGGGGTGATCGAATGA
- a CDS encoding lysoplasmalogenase: MASTRTPPPPTTLGHLLLPFAPYALVAAVHVIALAFGASAVAAPTKLLLMPLLAVGVAWALRGALARTPVILLLTALGLSWLGDGAGTFFPFAPTVPMMLLCFGLAHVAYIVLFWRFLARSPVPPWAVVYAIWWGALLATLWPHLGALLLPVAVYGLVLGGTAVAASRAGTMIAVGGAFFLASDSILAFDLFWPGAPTAVTGPLVMLTYTIGQGLIALGVVRALTSGARGGRR; encoded by the coding sequence ATGGCCTCGACGCGGACTCCCCCGCCCCCGACGACCCTCGGCCACCTCCTGCTCCCGTTCGCCCCGTATGCCCTGGTCGCGGCCGTCCACGTCATAGCCCTGGCATTCGGCGCCTCCGCGGTCGCCGCGCCGACGAAGCTCCTCCTGATGCCTCTTCTGGCGGTCGGCGTCGCCTGGGCCCTCCGCGGAGCGCTCGCCCGCACCCCCGTCATCCTGCTCCTGACCGCGCTCGGCCTCTCGTGGCTCGGAGACGGCGCGGGCACGTTCTTCCCCTTCGCCCCGACCGTCCCGATGATGCTGCTGTGCTTCGGCCTGGCGCACGTGGCCTACATCGTGCTGTTCTGGCGCTTTCTCGCGCGGAGTCCGGTGCCGCCGTGGGCCGTCGTGTACGCCATCTGGTGGGGAGCCCTTCTCGCGACGCTCTGGCCGCACCTGGGCGCGCTGCTGCTCCCCGTGGCGGTCTACGGCCTCGTCCTCGGCGGCACCGCGGTCGCCGCCTCCCGCGCGGGAACGATGATCGCCGTGGGCGGGGCGTTCTTCCTCGCATCCGACTCGATTCTCGCCTTCGACCTGTTCTGGCCCGGTGCGCCGACGGCCGTCACCGGCCCGCTGGTCATGCTCACCTACACGATCGGGCAGGGTCTCATCGCGCTCGGCGTGGTGCGAGCCCTCACCTCCGGCGCCCGCGGAGGTCGACGATGA
- a CDS encoding ArsR/SmtB family transcription factor: MADVYRAIADPTRRQILDLLAAGGEMTLFEICSRLVAAGTTSSRQAVSQHLAVLEECDLVRTARVGRTKIHRMHREPLREIAARWPLD; the protein is encoded by the coding sequence GTGGCCGACGTGTACCGGGCGATCGCCGATCCGACCCGCCGTCAGATCCTCGACCTGCTGGCTGCAGGCGGGGAGATGACGCTCTTCGAGATCTGCTCCCGGCTCGTCGCCGCCGGCACGACCTCGTCTCGGCAGGCGGTGTCGCAGCACCTGGCCGTTCTCGAGGAGTGCGACCTCGTGCGCACGGCACGTGTCGGCCGGACGAAGATCCACCGGATGCACCGCGAGCCGCTGCGCGAGATCGCCGCGCGATGGCCTCTCGACTGA
- a CDS encoding VOC family protein, whose product MVNARLHVMSVFVDDQEKALRFYTDRLGFVVKNDIPLGEYRWLTVVGSDAPDGVELLLEPDENPAAQEYTRALAEQGIPAASFTVDDVDAAYDELVAAGVTFLQAPTTGGPVRTAVLDDTCGNLVQLVSPA is encoded by the coding sequence ATGGTGAACGCACGGCTGCACGTGATGAGCGTGTTCGTCGACGACCAGGAGAAGGCGCTGCGGTTCTACACCGACAGGCTCGGATTCGTCGTCAAGAACGACATTCCGCTCGGGGAGTACCGCTGGCTGACCGTCGTGGGCAGCGATGCGCCCGACGGGGTCGAGCTGCTTCTGGAGCCTGACGAGAATCCTGCGGCGCAGGAGTACACGCGCGCGCTCGCCGAGCAGGGGATCCCCGCGGCATCGTTCACCGTGGACGATGTCGATGCCGCGTATGACGAGCTCGTCGCCGCAGGCGTGACCTTCCTGCAGGCGCCGACCACGGGAGGGCCCGTGCGGACGGCGGTGCTGGATGACACCTGCGGCAACCTCGTGCAGCTGGTGAGCCCCGCCTGA